In Molothrus ater isolate BHLD 08-10-18 breed brown headed cowbird chromosome 22, BPBGC_Mater_1.1, whole genome shotgun sequence, the genomic window TGCAGGGTGctttggggctgtgcaggatggATGTTTGCCTTGCCTTTTGGAAATCTTGCCTGGTGATGAGCTGGATGGAGGTCCCAGCAGAAGGAGCTAGAGGAGGGATCAGAGACTGGTGTGACCTGCTGGAAACCTTGTGGTGTCATCCCTTTGCTGcttccccttcttcctcttcatgCTGGCGTTGGATTCCTTGCCTCAAGCAGCTGGATGCTGGAGGTGACTCAGCCCTGGGACTGCCACCCAGCCACGTGGAGCACGGGCTGTGtcccaccaggagctggggctggtaGGAGGGAGTGAgatgtggctgcaggaggaggtgcCATGGTGTGGGCAGAGCGGTGACGGTCCCAGTGCTCATGGGTGGGCAACAAAGTGGGGCCAGGAAGGCTCCTGGCCACGAGCTGTGCCTTCCTTCTCTTGTCCTGAGATCCACACTCGGCTGCTGCTCTcgtgcaggtgctgctgcagggaggtgtggagagcagctctggagctcttGGGGGCTCTCCTGTGGGTGGGTTTGTGCTGCCCACgctgccctgcctgtgtctgtgtcctggggacagagcaggctgtgtgtgGGGATGGACAGCAGTGTGGGGACACGTGCATGTGGTCTGGTTTGCTGAGGTTTGCTGCCTCGTGCCTGCAGGATGAGGGTTAGCGGGGACAGAAGGGGGATGCAGTTGTTGTGGGGGGCTCAAACAGGCCAGTGTGGGCTGCTGGAAGGAGCCAAGCAGCACCTGGAAGGGTGGCAGAGCTCTGATTCCAGAGACACATTCCTGAGGCCTGAGCTGAAGTCACCAGCGAGGTCTGAGAGCATGCAGTGAGCTGAGAACCTGaatgtgggttttctttttttttaaataagctgCTTTTAGCCTTCAGCTAAGTAGACTCATGAGCACATTCCCAGAAGGAAGTCAGTCCTCCATTAAAAATCAGATGTGGCTTTGTAGACTTGATTGACTGAGGTTGGAGGATGTCCCTCCTGCTCAAGCAGGTGGTGACACCTCCTACCCCAGGGAGAGACCAGCCTGCACCAAGTGCTGGGATATGAGCTCTGTCAAGTGGGATTTGTCTGGATTTCCCTGAATTTGTGGCTTGTTAGTTCGTCCAGCTTCCTTTTGGCTCTGGAATCAAGTTCCTCTGTCCTACAGCTGAGTGTGGAGCGGGTGTCTGGGCAATGGAAGTGTCTGCTGTGTTCAGTGGAACGGTGCTGGTGgagggagtggggctggggtgggaaggggagcTTTATCTGTAATGACAGCTACTGTATTTCAGTGATAAATGTGTGTTTCTGCTTGCCAAAGTCAGTTATCTTTTCCTCACCACGTGTAAGGTTGTGGTTTGTAGTAGAGCTGGCCAGTCTCGCTCTGTAGAGGACACTGATGCTCTCATCTCTGCTCAGTGCTTGTGTCACCCCCTGGTTCTGCTGTGCCCCACTGAGGTCCTGGCTTGCTTGTCCCCCCACGGAGAATCTGTGCCATGGGCTCGGCCCTGCCTTCCCAAGGCTGGGGCAAAACCTCCCTGCAAACAACAATcagcctgctgtgccagggcagggctgggcacctctgccatggcaggggaccCTGGATGGCACTTGGGAcactcctccctccctccctccttccctggggggaactggctgtgctgcagccaggcacaaTCCTTTAGGGACAAGTGAGGCTCCTTTGGGAGCTCTTGGGGATGCAAACTGTTCTAAGGGgaactgagcacagcagtgccctTACAATCTTCTTCAGCTTTCCTTCAGCTCCCTCCTTGCCtttattcctttattcctttgttcctttattcctttattcCCCTGGATTGTAGGCCGTGTAGAAGGAAAGAAACCCCCTGGATGGAGATGTCTCTGCATTCCAGGAGTGGTTTTTTCCTGCCTGACTGGGTGTGAGATCATTGCCTGGCTCTAAGGAGGTGGCTGTTCAACATCTGCTCATCACTCCTGGAGGGTTCCTTTGGAAAAGGTGCATGAGCCTGGACATTGATTGAGCCTGGACATTGATTGAGCCTGGACATTGATTGAGCCTATACATTCAGTTGGGGGATTTTTTCCTaccccatgtccctgtgtgtggAACCAGGATTCAGAAGTGACCCCCGTTTTTACTGAATCTGAAGGACCATTTTCAGCCTGTTAGCACTGGGCCCTGTGTTTGTGTGGGGTGGAGCAGATGTGCTGAGCATCCTTAGAGAGAAGCTGGGCTCACTGCAGGACAAGGCACTCCAGAGCAGTGTTCTGTTAGCATGTCAAGGGGCACTCCTGTCCCCCTGAGCTGGTGGTTCTGTGCTGTACTTGGctcattccctccctcccaggcaCAGGGGAGTGGGCAAGTACCAAACCAAGCAGTGCAAGTTGTAATTAAGCCTCTGCTGTGTTTACATGTTTCTTAATTCGTCGTCTTTTCAATggctgtattttaaaacttgggtttttttgtctctcCAATTAAAaagagccagccctggctgttaAATGCTGTGCATGAGTTTGTCTGATGTTTTGTATTGggttgggttggggtttttttctgtggtatggagagatttttctttaaaaagtgcCACAGTGTGCAGCTCTCAAACATGCTGGAGGAGTTTGTCCTTTGTTATCTTTATAAATCCTTGGTCTTTCTTTaagctgtgtcactgcttggcagctgtgctggtggagGACCCATGTGGCTTAAAAATTAGCAGGCtggctttattttcttccatttccctgATGTCAGAACTAAAATAACATGGGAACTTTTGTACCTGCAGGAAGTTCACTGTGATCTGCTTTGTGTGTCCATCTCCAGAGAGACTGTTTACAACAGCATGcactggcaggaggagggggaaaggcttcaaactgacagaaaatAGTTTAGATGGGATGTTggggagaaattcctcctgattgtgtggctgccacatccctggaagtgtccaaagccaggctggacagagcttggagcaccctgggatagtggaaaatgtccctgcccaaggtaaggggtggaatgagatgattttaaggtctcttccagcccaggctATTCAATGATTCTAAATTTTCTGGTTCTAGACAGAACTCAGGGATTCCTTCCTGCAGAAAAATGTCCCTCTGCAGTACATGGAGCTGCACTAGACCCCAAACTAAACAAAGAAGATGTACCTGTTTCTTCCTCAAGAGATGAATTGCAGATTTTCCTACTACTTAAACCCAAGTAGCTGCAGTTGATTCCAAAAGGctttatttattgaaaaaataagcaaaaataaCAGTGTGTCGAGGGAAGGGACGTGTGGCTGCAGGTCTTGTGGTGGCATGTTCGTGGTGCTGTGCTTGAGCAGGTGAACTTGAGAGTTGTGCTGGTGGAGGAGGAGGCATCAGcaggctgggtgggagctgtgctgctttaaTGTGGCTTTTCCTCTTCCAGGCTCAAGACAAAATCAAACTCCTCTGTGGTAAGGAAGGAAAAGCCATAAATGGGACTTGCAGCTTGCCCTGAGCGAGGGAATGAAGAGTCCTGGGAGGTTCTCACCTTGTGTCAGGGGCTGGATGGACAGACGCTGCCTGCTGAAGAGCATCATGTCCTTGAGGGGGCCCCCGTCTGCCTTGTGTGCCAGGTGGTGAGCCTTGATCTCAGCCAGGGGGATGAAGCGCTTGGTCATCCTCACAAACTGCACATCCACCTGCaagggagggcagcagcagcttggacAGGCACACAGCCTCCACAGCCCGTAGAATATTTGAGGGGTAAAGATTTGGAGCTGTAGGAAGTGACTGATGTGCACTGACTTTGCCTTGCTGAAGGCTGAAAGAGCTTCCCAGTATTTGTGGCAGGTGATTTGTTGGCACTGTGCAGCAGCAAGTCACAGACAATGCAAAGTTCAGATGTGGGATGTAGGCAGCCCATGAACACTCCCTTCCCTACAATCTAATGTGCCTCAAAACTGCAGCTTTGCTCGCTGTGCACTGACAGTGGCTCTTAGCTCATTTTTCTAACTCAGGGTTCTGCAGGTGATTTGTTGGCACTGTGCAGCAGCAAGTCACAAACAATGCAAAATTCAGATGTGGGATGTAGGCAGCCCATGAACACCCTACATGAACACCCTACATGAACACCCTACAATCAATCTAATGTGCCTCAAAACTGCAGCTTTGCTCGCTGTGCACTGACAGTGGCTCTTAGCTCATTTTTCTAACTCAGGGTTCTGCCATGTGTGGAGGCCAACTCTGCAGCCAAGAtatgaaaaggaagagaggccagctctgcagccaagaTATGAAAATTTAGGGAGATATATTTTGGCAGCCTCCTGGAAGGGATtggggaaaaagcagagaaaataggATTGAATTTTCtcttgagagagaaaaaggcagcaaggCCAGGACAGAAGCTTAAGATTTTTAATATGATGCAAAGAGCCTTCTCCCTTCTCTTGGCTTGCACACAGGGCTGTATTTAATGGAATACATTACCATGGACCATTTGGGGTTCTCTTTTCTGCTGGTGGAGTCATAATGAGGATCCTTCTGATCAAACTGTGTGTGATCAGGGTACGCCTCCTTCACAATCTGAAGcagaaggggagaggaaagtTTCCATCAGTTCAAAACACCTGCCAGCAAAGGGCATGAGATGTGACAGAGAGTAATCCTGGTGAAAAATCAGCCTTGCTTTCCCTGAACTCCATTCTAACAGTTTCCTTTACATTTCTTGGGTGGAAGAAGTGCAGAACAGTGAGTGCAGCATCACCTGCTGGAGATCAGCGTGgaaggaaatgcagcagaggaaaactgGGTAGCTGCTGCTGATCTTTGTGATGAATTCTGCTCTTAAAgaaaaagctgctctgtgccctggttTTAGTCTACTGCCTTGTGGGCTCTGCTGACTAGAATGGAGTGAGTCAGACTGGAACAGAGTGTGGAACAGCACTTGGCTTGGCTGGGAGTGCCCCGAAAtgtcagcaggaaaacagcacagcGTGGTTCCATCTCTCTGGGGACACATGGCTGAgtcagccctgcagtgctgagctgaggTGTCCTGGGCTCACTCCCTGCTCTCACTGGACAACTCCTGCACTCTTTGGTGCTGAGACACAAGCAGTGAGCTGCTTGATAATCCATTCCTTATCACTTCTCCCCAAAACAGAGACACTCACCTTGACAAGGGCCACAATGCCAGGCTCTTTGCAGTTACTGTGGTAGAAGAAGGCCTGCTGCCCAAGTTTCATGGATCTCAGGAAATTCCTTGCCTGTCAGGAGTAAACAAGAGACTTTCAGCTCTTTCCATCAAGCTCTCAGGGCTTCATTAGAAGCAGCCAAGAGCAGGAACCAACAAGAGGAGAGGTAGATGTGCTTCAGAATTACTCAGATAATGTTTCCTACAGTTGTCATAGAGATGGTTTTGTGTTGGAATTAAATAAAGTCAAAACAAGGCTGAAGAGCAAGCTCCTGTTGGTCAGAAAGTGTGTGGGAATTCAACAGCTCAGCCACCCTTGCCCAGGAGAGCTGTCAGCAAACAATTCAGAGCAGATCATGTGTAGGGGAACAGGGAATCCTATACAGCACAGGCATCGTACACAGCAGGGGAACACACGTGGAATTCCTTTGGAACAGAAAGCTGTGCACTGACAGAGGATTTGGGTAAGTACAGACTTGCTGTGAGGTACCAAAGGTTGGTCtaagtgaaagaaaaactgGGTGATTTGACAGAATATTCACCAGCCTGAATCTACCTCTGACCTTGAGGCCACTAAGCAAGAGCTGACTTCAGGTCCCTGCCAAAATGCACCTGCATGAACAGGCAGGGTGCCGCAAGAGGAAATGCTTCAGGCACAGGAACAAGCTGTGGGCAGAGCCACCTTCTTCTACTGCTATTTCAGTGCCCCCATGTGCTTCTTACCTGGTAGTTCCTTACTCCATCCCAGCAGGTTGTCTGATTAGGCTGAGCTTTCAAGTCGTCAACGCTGAACTgccaaatgaaatgaaaataaacattcattCAGGAGCATTCTGATCTTTACAGTGTCATTGTCTGCACTGAGCCTAAGCGTTTGTTGCTAGCAGCTCCTTCAATTATAGCACAAACCTGACACAATTTTTATCTCCCACAGGGCCTACAGAAAAACCTTTacaaagcagcagtgaaaaggCAGAGTCTGAAATAGATGCTGCTCCTGTGACCAGCAGCCAAGCATGCTGAGGAGCTGATTTCCTCTTGTATTACATGTATGAAACCCCAAGGTTGTCACCTTGGacaagaacattttgtttttctgtttccaggagGACAAATGGGTTTTGAGAGGATAAAGCAACCCGAGTTTCCTGATGTTGTCCCTCAGCATCTGGGACTAAAGGTGGGCAGGAgtggccctgctgctgtcctttgCTGAGTGAGGGGGTGCCAGTGCTCACCTTCACATCCAcccccttctccagcctgctCTCAGGTTCTGATTTCAGCAGCCAGTGACAATATGTGATCTTGCTTTCCTCCCCACCAGACtctgattcttttttcttccagttcttcCATCCTGACTtggagctcccagctggaggTTTTGCAGacttctcttcttcctccttatCCGAGGTCTCCTTCTCAGTTTTGGCAATTTTAGCATCAGGCTCTTTTTTATCTTAAAAGACATTGagataaaacacattttgtttcaaaaaatatttttagttgtCCAAGCTGGTTTCACACATTtgactgcagcaggagcttggGGCACCCCAGGTGCTCAGGGTAAGGTAGCAGCATTATGCACCAATGATTCTGAGTATTTCTAATTTGCATCTGAAATAAGGAGATTGTTTTTGGGTCTGCAAAAATGTAGTTTAATACTCCCAGTTAGTAATAAAAAGACCTCAGGATAGACCATGTTTGCCCACATGAAGTGtagttgaatttttttaattaattgctgA contains:
- the THYN1 gene encoding thymocyte nuclear protein 1, producing MPWPSRKRDKGAVADKKEPDAKIAKTEKETSDKEEEEKSAKPPAGSSKSGWKNWKKKESESGGEESKITYCHWLLKSEPESRLEKGVDVKFSVDDLKAQPNQTTCWDGVRNYQARNFLRSMKLGQQAFFYHSNCKEPGIVALVKIVKEAYPDHTQFDQKDPHYDSTSRKENPKWSMVDVQFVRMTKRFIPLAEIKAHHLAHKADGGPLKDMMLFSRQRLSIQPLTQEEFDFVLSLEEEKPH